The DNA segment ATTTGGTTGTGAATGAAAATTTTCACTGATTTTCGTTATAGCAACACCTGTTCAGTACAACCATAATTCATGATTTTCACCATTGAGATTTGAAGGTTGTGCAACCTTTTTTCTGGCAATGGGTTTgtcttcttttattatatttttaagttaatgtTGTTATTAGGTCGGAGTTGGAAGGCGTGTGAACTGCGTCTGAAGTCTTGGGATGACCTTCATAAGTTGTGGTATGTGTTGTTAAAGGAAAAGAACATGTTGATGACTCAACGTCAAATGCTTAATGCACAGAACCTGCGTTTTCCTAACCCAGAGCGCATCCCTAAGGTATACCTGACCTCTTCATTATTCTGCTTTATGCAATGGTGCTCTTTTTAACCGTAGTTACATGGATGTATAGTATAGAACAATCACAGTGGTTTTGctttttataaaacatattagagagaaattgaatgttgaatgttAAGCTGTGTATGGGGGGAGAAATTGACCTCTTTTTATTGATTTGTTGTTACGTGAAATCAGGTGAGGAAGTCAATGTGTCGCATCAAGCATGTACTTACTGAGAGAGCAATTGAAGAACCAGATCCGAGGAGGTCTGCTGAGATGAAGAGAATGATAAATGCTCTTTGATGACTTAAAATGGACCTGTTCCTTTAGTAGCATTACTGGGTATGTTGTTAGAATAGGACCTCTACATTTGCGGATGTAAGGTTGCTAACTTGAAGCATTGTCCAAATATATTGTTTACGAAGGAGTTTACCTGTGAATGATTTCTATTTCTTGATAAAGTGTTAAGTGGGTTACATCCCAAATATTTTGCTGTCCTAATTTCTATTTCCTACTTTTAGATGTATCAAGCAAACAAGTGTTATCATATTATCGTGTTAGAGGTTATGCAAAATGTTAGGGAGTAAGGGTTGTTCCTGCTTTCAtgtaataaaaatgtttttcccTCTGTTACTTTAAAGGGCAACCTTTGAAAAATGAATAGTATAATTTTACCTGCTAAATAAAGATACTAAAAGTTTGCGAAGAAGCAAAAGTAAGTCATTAACATTGATTGTGAAGACAtgttaaattaactaaaactgATCATCGTCGAGAATTGGAAATGATAATTTGtgagtcatttttttaaaagaatgaacAGAAGTTATGGATAAGACAATTGTTAATGTATTAAATAATACGTATACAATTGTGATACTTGAGAGACTCACTAGGCATAATTGAAACTTGAGGGACAAAAAATAATCGAGCATTTGCAATACTAATTGATATAATTGAAATATGAGAAAtcaaaattgcataattaagaTAATACTAATTGATACAATTGAAATATGAGAAAtcaaaattgcataattaagaTACCTAGAAGACCAAAAGTGTAATTAAGCCAAAATAAAAAGGGAAGGAGATAGGGAGAAGTTTTATGGTGTGTCAAGTCAAAACTCTGAAGCagtattaatagc comes from the Glycine soja cultivar W05 chromosome 6, ASM419377v2, whole genome shotgun sequence genome and includes:
- the LOC114416533 gene encoding 39S ribosomal protein L47, mitochondrial-like, coding for MFLSRTLGRTLFAAAARSKQYATTAAAASREGHNPLQEFFEADRSPEDDKPVVYGRSWKACELRLKSWDDLHKLWYVLLKEKNMLMTQRQMLNAQNLRFPNPERIPKVRKSMCRIKHVLTERAIEEPDPRRSAEMKRMINAL